A genomic region of Pseudopipra pipra isolate bDixPip1 chromosome 20, bDixPip1.hap1, whole genome shotgun sequence contains the following coding sequences:
- the QRFP gene encoding orexigenic neuropeptide QRFP: protein MRAPYSLSCLFLLSLGTCFPPSERREPGHPGEGTLLGPRWQPAAEDPGAGWRAGAKRRRSEELDALLGIARELRGYGSAGAGQRPGRRGGSEVLPAAGEKRSGTLGNLAEELNGYNRKKGGFTFRFGR from the coding sequence ATGAGAGCACCCTACTCGCTgtcctgcctcttcctcctgagCCTGGGGACCTGCTTCCCTCCCAGCgagcggcgggagccgggacaCCCCGGGGAGGGGACCCTGCTCGGTCCCAGGTGGCAACCAGCGGCGGAGGACCCGGGCGCCGGCTGGAGGGCAGGGGCCAAGCGGAGGCGAAGCGAGGAGCTGGACGCGCTGCTGGGCATCGCCCGGGAGCTGCGGGGCTACGGCTCGGCGGGGGCCGGGCAGCGGCCGGGCAGGCGGGGGGGCTCCGAGGTGCTGCCCGCCGCGGGGGAGAAGCGCAGCGGCACCCTGGGCAACCTGGCCGAGGAGCTCAACGGctacaacaggaaaaaagggggcTTCACCTTCCGCTTCGGGAGATGA
- the FIBCD1 gene encoding fibrinogen C domain-containing protein 1 → MGNERWKTVGGASQLEDGQQEKSQRMSCGYILCTVLLSVAVLLAVTVTGAILFMNHYHTPVTESPPVISTNPEEANALVTIEKADSSRINIFIDPNCPSAAGTLGRMEGLQISLLRAVTDHDAEAKATKSQQKALLVTVADEVAKLLTHAVQLRADCDGLKKGHSAMGQELSALQGEQGRLIQLLSESQTNMARLVSSVSDVLDTLQKERGGARPRLKADLQRAPARGARPRGCSNGSRPRDCFDIYASGQQEDGIYSIFPTHYPSGFQVYCDMTTDGGGWTVFQRREDGSVNFFRGWEAYRDGFGKLTGEHWLGLKRIHMLTVQGTYELRIDLEDFDNGTAFAHYGSFGVGLFSVDPEEDGYPITVTDYSGTAGDSLLKHNGMKFTTKDLDNDHSENNCAAFYHGAWWYRNCHTSNLNGQYLKGHHSSYADGIEWSSWTGWQYSLKFTEMKIRPIREEN, encoded by the exons AGGATGAGCTGCGGGTACATCCTGTGCACTGTCCTGCTGTCAGTGGCCGTCCTCCTGGCGGTGACAGTCACGGGGGCCATCCTCTTCATGAACCACTACCACACGCCCGTCACCGAGTCGCCCCCTGTCATCAGCACCAACCCCGAGGAGGCCAACGCGCTGGTGACCATCGAGAAAGCCGACAGCTCCCGCATCAACATCTTCATCGACCCCAACTGCCCCAGCGCCGCCGGCACCCTGGGCCGCATGGAGGGGCTGCAGATCTCCCTGCTGCGCGCCGTCACCGACCACGACGCCGAGGCCAAGGCCACTAAGAGCCAGCAGAAGGCCCTGCTGGTCACGGTGGCGGACGAGGTGGCCAAGCTGCTGACACACGCCGTGCAGCTGCGCGCCGACTGCGACGGCCTCAAGAAGGGGCACAGCGCCATGGGGCAGGAGCTCAGcgccctgcagggagagcagggcaggctCATCCAG ctgcTCTCGGAGAGCCAGACCAACATGGCTCGGCTGGTGAGCTCCGTCAGCGACGTCCTGGACACGCTGCAGAAGGAGCGGGGCGGTGCCCGGCCCCGCCTCAAGGCTGACCTGCAGCGAGCACCGGCCAGGGgggcgcggccccggggctgctccAACG GCTCCCGGCCCCGAGACTGCTTTGACATCTATGCGAGTGGACAGCAAGAGGACGGGATTTACTCCATCTTCCCCACGCACTATCCCTCTGGCTTCCAGGTCTACTGTGACATGACGACGGACGGGGGCGGCTGGACG GTGTTCCAGCGGCGGGAAGATGGCTCTGTGAACTTCTTCCGTGGCTGGGAAGCCTACCGGGATGGCTTTGGGAAGCTGACAGGAGAGCACTGGTTAG ggctgAAGCGGATCCACATGCTGACAGTCCAGGGCACCTACGAGCTCCGCATCGACCTGGAGGACTTTGACAACGGCACCGCCTTCGCCCACTATGGCAGCTTCGGGGTGGGGCTCTTCTCTGTGGACCCCGAGGAGGACGGGTACCCCATCACCGTCACCGACTACTCGGGGACCGCAG GTGACTCCCTCCTGAAGCacaatgggatgaagttcacCACCAAGGACCTGGACAACGACCACTCGGAGAACAACTGCGCCGCTTTCTACCACGGTGCCTGGTGGTACCGCAACTGCCACACCTCCAACCTCAACGGGCAGTACCTCAAGGGCCACCACAGCTCCTACGCCGATGGCATCGAGTGGTCCTCCTGGACCGGCTGGCAGTACTCCCTCAAATTCACCGAGATGAAGATCCGGCCCATCCGGGAAGAGAATTAG